ATATTTGTTACGAAGAAGCTCTGCCGTTTCTTTTTCTGTGACGTTCAAGCTAACAGGCACGTATTCACGATAAGAATATTTTTGCAAGAGGCGAGACATTTCCAAACCTGCTTGTAGCGTTCTGGCGCAAGTCAGATTTTCTTTGCACACTGCCATCACTTCGGGATCAAAGCTTGAAACAAGGTCTGGATATTTATTTAAGAAAGAAGGCAAACACTGAGACGCTGCAAAAAAATCAGATTGTCCTTCACTAGAAGACCACTCCACGCCTGGAATTGTTTGGCGGGGTTGTCCTCCAACGATGTGTCCTAACTCATGACAAAGAATTGCGGCTAAAGCTCCTGGAGTTGCTCCCGGTGCTCGCGCCATTCCACCCCACAAAGAAATTTGCATGGTGTCTGAATTCTTTTTTGCAAAGGCACCGAAGTAGGGATTTTCCCACTCTAAAGCGACATACAAAGGCAATCCCGTTTCACTGACCACTCTGTTGTAATTGTGCGCGATGAATCTGCCAATAATGCCGACATAATCTTGCTGAGAAATAGCAGAGACGTTGCTAGATCCAACCGGAAGATAAAAATATCCTTCGATACTTTCCTGCGCATTTACTTGGTTTCCCGTTTTACCTTTCAGTAAAACCTTAGGCGTTTGCACCATTCCCATTAGGAATCCCAGAAGCAGTGTCGCAAGAATGTAAGGAAGAACTTTTTTTAAAGACATAGCGACAGGCAAGGTAGCACACTTCACAAGATATAGATACCTCATGAAAGAAATTTAAGTGACTGCCAAAATCTGTCGCTTTTGAATTTGTCTCGGATCTTAATTGTTCAAGCAGCTTTCGATAGCATGCTTAAAAGCTTTCGAACCTGTCACTGAAGTTCCTGAGTTTGTGTAACGAGCGCCAGCTTTCACCATGTATTCCGCTTCACAACCACCATGGGTGCTGATACCGACGATTTCATTTGTGACTTCGCTGATAATCGGTGCACCCCAGCTTCCATAAGAAGTGTCAGCATTGTGCTCAAGGATTTCAGGAACTAAGAAAATGCCCGCTTTCACAAGTTTTCCGTAAGAAACTTGTTGCGCGTAATGCATTTCTTCTCCGTAAGCATTGGGTTTGTAACCTTCATGTTTGATATTGTAAGTGTCGTTCAAAGCATAACCATAACCGATCACGCGAACCGGTTCATTCGTTTGAGATCTATGAGACGCCACACGATAGTATCCTTGAACCTCGCCGGGAAGTTTTTGCGTGATACGATTGGGCTCTAGTTGCATGACGGCCCACTGACTGCCGATGCCACCACGTTTATAAACCGTGCGATCTTTTTTCACATAGTAAATATCTTCAGCGCGAGAAGCTTGCGGTACACCTTTGATAGAGGCCGGAACGTTGAACTCGGCATAATCATAATTATAGCATTCGCCTATTGTGATCGCGCACTTGTTACCCACTAAAGAAATCGTGCAACCAGTTGTGTGACCTGCAAGAACCAAACGACCTACTTTTGGATCCAGCGACGGAACTCGTTCATCGCTTTTTCCGCAAATTTCCGCTTTTGCTACTGACATCGACAACAACACCGCGCTTAAAAATAAAACCTTTTTCATACTTCTCCTTTTTCTAGGAAAGCTGAGTAAAATTCTTCGGGTTTCTTGTCTAATACAAAGCGCACACTGCAACCATCTGTTGCCTTGAAGAATTTTTTCGAACAAAACCCCGTGTCTCATATTGAGACTGACGCAAAATGTCCCCTCTTTCCATAGTTTAGACAGTCCTACTTCCGTCAATTCGTTTTTAGCGAATTCTTGGGAACGCGTTGGGATGGCATGACTCATGTATTGCAGATTAACTGAAGAAGTCTATCGAGACGAGAGAGGTTGATATGAAGAAGCTAATGGCATCATTTCTGGCGATTTATTCCGCCTTGTTGATGGTCAGTTGCGCGAAAGACAGCGGTGGAGACACGGTTATTAATCCCGTGATTCCTTCATGTGCTGCCGGCCAAGTTTGGAATGGCACTGTCTGCGTGAACAACACCGGTGTTGTACCAACTAACGGCGTTGTTCGCTACTATGACTACAACAGATATTTCTATAATAGCTATTATGGCGTCAGCACGCAAAATGGCGACATGCAAATCGTCAATGCAGGGGCTTATAAAGAGTTCTTGAAACAAGCGATGGCTGTTTGCGATAGAAATATTTGGGGTTGGCAAGCCGGCCTTGCTGATTGCAACAACTGGGTTTCTGGATCTTTCCAGATCGAATTCAGTGTTGATTCTTCATTGAAACCCACAGTGTCTTTCACAGCTTACCCTGCTCCAAACTGGTATCAATACACACTGAGTGTAGGTATCAACGGCGGCGGTATGGCTTTCAATCCACTTTACTTGAACCAGAACAACACGTTCAGCTTAATTAATAACAGTAAAGGTTTTGAAATCAGAGCCCAAGGTTCTTACTGGAATGGTGGCGGATTGAAACTGATCCAAATCCAGGTTCTGCAAGGAACTTTGCAAGACGGTTATTTCACATACGATCTTTATTTCCCGTATAACAACGTGGCGACAAAGATTGCGACTGGAAAATTCAAACGTCGCTAAGCTCCGCGTCTTGCACTCGGTGCAAGAGTTAGTAAAAATTCAAGTATGACCGAACCTCAAAAATCTCGACAGGTCAAATGCCCACAGTGTGGGCGTTTGACTTTGTACACAGTAGAAAACCCCTTCCGACCTTTCTGTTCTGAGAGATGTCGACTCATCGATTTGGGTGAGTGGGCGAGTGAATCCTACCGCATTCCCGTCTCGGGTTCTTCAAGTGATTCTTTAAGTTCTTCTGACGATGACTATGATGATTCATCGGAGAACGAACATTAGTTCCTTTGAAAGGCGCACTCAGAGACGTTTTCACATTTTGCTATTGACGAAATTTAGTTTTTGAATTTTGATTGGCATGTCATTGGATGACGAAGAGTTATCATCAAGATTTTAATTACAACGAGAAGACACACAAAAGTGTCTGAAAGAGGAGTTCAAAATGAACAAAGCACAACTCATCGAAAAAATCGCAGCTGAAACAAAAGTTTCTAAAGCTCAAGCTGAAGCAATCCTTGATTGCGCAGTAGAAAACATCAAAAAGTCTGTTAAAAAAGGCGACGATGTTAAACTTGTTGGTTTCGGTACATTCACAAAAGCTAAGCGTAAAGCTCGCACTGGTCGCAATCCACAAACTGGTAAAGCGATCAAAATCCCAGCTGCTTGGGCTCCAAAATTCCGCGCTGGCGCAGAATTCAAATCAATGGTTAAGTAATCGTATCTAACGATTAAAACCTTTGAAAGGCGTTCCCTCGGGAGCGCCTTTTTTTATGCGCCAAGCACAACATTCATTCCTAATTTCCCCACTTAAAACACAATCTATTTCTTTGAAAATCCATAGAGGATTCTAGCAAAAGGAAAAAGGAAGATAAGAAGTGTCTTGGAGCGAGTTCCACAGCAGCACTCCCAAAGGGAGGCGTCCGCGAGGACTGCCCGAGCGGAAAGACACTTCTTATCTTCCTTTTTCCGTTTCGTGGTAGTAGCCTTTCTATATGGCTCAATTTACAAAAAAAATTAAGAGAATCGGTGTTTACACAAGCGGCGGCGACGCGCCAGGAATGAATGCGGCTATTCGTGCTGTGGTTCGTGTTGGAATTGCACAAAATTTAGAAGTCTATGGCGTCCTCAATGGTTACGTCGGAATGATTGAAAACAAAATTCAGCCTTTGCAACTTCGTGATATGGCGAACATCATTCAGCGCGGTGGTACGATTCTGAAAACGGGCCGCTCGACGGATTTTATGAAGGCCGAAGGCCGCGCTAAAGCAGCACAGCATCTGAAGGATGCCGAAATCGATGCTTTGGTGTGTATCGGTGGCGATGGTTCTTTTAGAGGCGCCCACGCACTTTGGGAAGAGCATCAAATTCCCGTCGTCGGAGTTCCCGGCACAATTGATAACGATATTTATGGCAGTGACAAAACCATCGGTTTTGATACGGCGGTGAATACCGCTCTTGAAGCGATTGATAGAATTCGTGATACGGCCGCCTCGCATGACCGTCTTTTTATTGTTGAAGTGATGGGAAGAAATTCTGGATTCATCGCTTCTCACGTCGGTCTTGCCGGTGGTGCTGAAGAAATCTTCACTCCTGATGGAAATACGACTGTTGAAAAAGCTTTGGACCATATCAAAGATGGTATTTCTAGAGGGAAAACCAGCAGTATTCTTGTCACCGCTGAAGGGCAAAAGCCGGGGCGCGCCTATGATCTTGCGGATGCGATTCGCAAAAAATCCGGCATGGACGCTAAAGTTTGTATCTTGGGACACCAACAGCGCGGAGGTTCTCCGACAGCGGCGGATCGTATTCTTGCAAGCCGTATGGGTGCCGCGGCCGTCGATGCCCTTCTTAAAGGTTATTGTGATGTGATGATCGGTACTGAAGGCGAACGTCTGATTCAAGTGCCTTTGGATTTAGTGACGAAGCATGAGAAAAAATCCCAACTGGATTTGATCTCTTTAGCGAATATTCTTGCCACTTAAGACTTCATCTAGAATTCTAAAGCATATTCCATTCAAGTTTTTCAGAAATGAGGTCTTATGAAACGCCTACTTTTAGCTTTGGTTCTTGTGTTGCCATTGCTTTCCGGATGTACAAAAAAAGAAAACGAAATCGTTATCGGTGAATATGATTCTTTGACTGGAAGTGATGCCACTTTTGGATTGAGTTCAAATAAAGGCGTCCGCTTGGCCCTAGACGAAATCAATGCCGCTGGCGGAGTAAAAGGCAAAAAAATCAGCCTTGTGACTTTGGATGACCAAGGGAAAAACGAAGAAGCGGCAGCGGCGACAACTCGTTTGATCACACAGAACAAAGTTGTTGCGATTATTGGTGGCGTTGCCAGCGGTCGTTCGAAAGCGGCGGCTCCGATTGCGCAAACTCACAAAGTTCCTTTTGTTTCTCCGGCTTCAACAAATCCGGATGTGACTAAAGTGGGTGATTATGTTTTCCGCGTCTGCTTTATCGATCCATTCCAAGGTTACGTGATGGCGAAATTCGCGACGGAAAATTTGAAAATGAAAAAAGCGGCGATTCTTCGCGACGTCAAAAATGATTACAGCGTGGGTCTTGCTGACGTCTTTGCTGCTGAGTTTAAAAAACGCGGTGGTGAAATCGTGGCGGATCTAAGTTATCAAGCCGGAGATATCGATTTCAAAGCTCAACTAACTCAAATCCGCTCTAAAAACCCTGAGGGCATCTATGTCCCCGGTTATTACACTGAAGTCGGATTGATTGCTCAACAAGCGCGCCAATTAGGTATAAAAGTGCCGCTCATGGGCGGAGACGGTTGGGATAGCGACAAACTTTCTGAGATCGGTAAAGAGGCCATCAACGGCAATTACTACTCAAATCACTACACAACAGAGTCTTCAGACCCGGCAGTGACTGAATTTATTAAAAAGTTTAAAGCGAAGTACAACGAAACACCGGACGCTTTGGCGGCTCTGGCTTACGATGCCGCAAAAATCTTAGTTGCAGCGATGGAACGCGCTCCTGACTTGTCAGGCAAAGCCATTCGTGATGAACTAGCTAAGACGAAAGATTTCGGCGGAGTGACTGGAAAAATCACTTTGAATGAAAATCGCGACGCTGTAAAAAGTGCTGTGATTATTCAAGTGGACGGTAGCAACCGCAAATACATCACGACGATCACTCCATAAGGATGGTGCATGCAGGATTTCATTCAACACATTATCAACGGTATCAGTCTTGGATCTATTTACGCACTGATCGCCCTTGGATACACGATGGTGTATGGAATCCTGAAAATGATCAACTTCGCCCACTCCGACGTTTACATGGTGGGCGCCTTTGCCGCCTACTATGTCGCCCGTTTCTTTGGAATTGATGCAAGTCCTGGCATCGCAACTCTAATCACTCTTCTTGTTGTCTCGATGGTTTGTTGCAGTCTCTTGGGACTGGCTATTGAACGCCTGGCTTATCGCCCTCTTCGCAATGCTCCCAAATTAAACGTTCTTATCACGGCTATCGGCGTGAGTCTTTTCTTGGAATACGCAGGACAAGTTGTTTTTGGTGCTGATCCTAAAGTTTTTCCGGAAGTGATGAAGGACATGGTTTTGTTCAACATTGGTGATGTGGAACTAAAATCTTTTGATGTCACGGTTTTGATCGTGAGTGTTCTTGCGATGTTGGGACTTCAGTTTCTTATTTTTAAAACCAAATTGGGTCGCGCGATGCGTGCGGTGAGCGCGAATGCCTCTGTCGCAAGTCTTTTAGGCGTGAATCCAGATCGTATTATTGCATTTACATTTATTGTCGGCTCATCTTTGGCCGGCGTCGGCAGTGTTCTTGTTGGAATGAAGTATCCCAAAATTGATCCCTTGATGGGAATGATGATTGGTCTTAAAGCGTTCGTCGCCGCCGTTCTTGGTGGAATCGGCAATGTTGGCGGTGCGGTTTTAGGAGCACTGATCATGGGACTTTCTGAAGAGATGGTCGTCGCTTATCTTTCCAGTACGTACCGCGATGCTTTGGCATTCGGCATTTTGATTGTGATCTTGATCTTTAAACCAGCCGGACTTCTTGGCAAATACACAGTGGAGAAAGTTTAATGAAATTTATTAAGTCTCCGCTGATTGCTATCGCCGTCTTATCCGTTCTGGGTCTGGTCTTTGATTTCGGCATCAATGCATACTTCCAATTGATTTTGCTTTTTGCTTTGGTGAATTGTCTTCTTTCAATGAGTTTGAATCTTGTTAATGGATACACGGGACAGTTCTCTTTAGGGCACGCGGGATTTATGGCGATCGGTGCTTACTTCTCCGCTTACGCGAATACACACTGGGATCTTTTACCGCCGCCTCTGCAAGCTGTTGAGTTTTTTATTTGGGCAGGTTGCGCGGGCCTTGTTGCCGCAGGTGCTGGATTCCTGGTGGGCCTTCCTTCTCTTCGTCTTAAAGGTGATTATTTAGCGATTGTGACTTTGGGATTTGGCGAGATCATTCGTGTGGCGTTGTTAAATATGGATTTCTTGGGTGGCCCGCGAGGTTATTCGAATATTCCTGGATTTAGTTCTTTCTTGTTTTCATTCATTTTTGCGTCTTTGTGGCTGGTGATTTGTTTCTTCACTATTTGGCGTGTGATGCATTCCACTTATGGCCGCGGGTTCTTAAGTGTTCGCGAAGATGAAATCGCGGCGGAAGCCATGGGTATTAACACCACTCGCATGAAAGTGCGCGCATTTGTTCTTTCAAGTTTCTTTGCAGGTGTCGCGGGTTCTTTATTCTCGCATTTTACAAACTTCATCAGCCCTTCCTCTTTCACATTCTTGCAAAGCGTGAATGCGGTGATCATGGTCGTTCTGGGTGGCATGGGTTCAATGACGGGCTCTGTCGTTGCTGCGATCTTTATTACCGTCTTGCCTGAGGCTTTGCGTCCTTTGCAAGAACTTACGGGTGTTGACCTGCGCATGGTGATTTATTCTTTGTCTTTGGTTCTTGTGATGATTTTACGTCCTAAGGGTCTTTTCGGTGATCTTGAGATCACTGATGTTTGGAGAAAATATGTCCGACGTTCTGCTTGAAGCTCGCAAGATCACCATGCAGTTTGGCGGTCTTAAAGCTGTCGACTCTTTGGAATTCCAAATTAAAAAAGGCCAGCTTGCCGGACTTATTGGTCCCAATGGTGCGGGAAAAACAACGGTGTTTAATATGCTTACGGGCGTGTATTCACCGACTCACGGTGAAGTCGCTTTAGAGGGGACATCTTTAAAAGGACTTAAACCTTATGAGATTTCTCACCGTGGAGTGACTCGTACGTTTCAGAATATTCGTCTTTTTAAAGGCCTTACTGTTTTAGATAATGTTTTGGTCGCAGGCCATCAGCACATGCACTATGGTCTTTTTGATACGCTTTTGCAGACGCCACGATTTAGAAAAGCCGAAGGTGCTTTGCAAGACAAGGCTATGAGTCTTCTTAAGATCTTCCACTTGGATGAAAAAGCTCATAAGCCGGCGAGTGCTCTTCCTTATGGTGAGCAGAGAAAATTAGAAATCGTGCGTGCGCTGGCGACAGATCCAAAAATTATTTTGCTTGATGAGCCTGCTGCGGGAATGAATCACTCCGAAACTCATCATTTGATGGAAACGATCGCAAAAATCCGTGAGCAGTTTAAATTGACTGTCTTACTGATCGAGCATGACATGAAACTTGTGATGGGAATCTGTGAAAACATCATCGTTCTTGATCACGGTGTAAAGATCGAAGAAGGAACTCCTCAAAAAGTTCAAAGCTCACAAAAAGTGATTGAAGCTTATCTGGGTGTGGAGGAGAAAGAATGAGTTCTCCCTTATTGATTGTTGAAAATCTCGAAGTTTTTTATGGTTCGATTCAAGCATTAAAAGGAATTAGTTTCTCTGTGAACGAAGGCGAAGTGGTTTCTTTGATTGGCGCCAATGGCGCGGGGAAAACGACGACTTTGCGTGCGATTTCGGGCCTGGTTCCTAACTCAGGACAGATCTCTTTTAATGGACAGAATCTGAATGTCGTGCCAACGTTTAAACGTGTGGAATTGGGTATTGCGCAGTCTCCAGAGGGCCGTGGCGTTTTCCCGCAAATGAGTGTTTATGAGAACCTTGAAATGGGCGCTTACTCTCGCTCGGATAAAGCTGAAATCAAAAAAGATCTTGAGATGTGTTTTGAGCTTTTTCCTCGTCTGAAAGAGCGCATGTCGCAAATGGCGGGAACTCTTTCTGGCGGCGAACAGCAGATGCTGGCGATCAGCCGTGCTTTGATGTGCAAACCAAAAATGTTGCTTTTAGATGAACCGTCTTTGGGATTGGCACCATTAATTGTGGCGCAGATTTTTGAAATCGTGAAAAAGCTGAACAAAGAAGGCATGACAGTTCTTTTGGTTGAACAAAATGCGCGCATGGCTTTAAAGATTTCTCATCGTGCTTACGTTTTAGAAACAGGACGAATCGTGATGCAGGATTCTGCTCAGAATCTTTTGAATAACGATGAAGTTCGTAAGTCTTATTTAGGCGTTTAATCTAAGAACCAGAAATTACGGGCGGGAATGACACTTTGAAAGTCGTTCCCTTGCCTAAAACAAATTCATACTGCCAACGGTACAAGTCACAAATCGTTTTCACCCACGCTAGCCCCAAGCCTATGCCTTTTTGTGTGCGCACGACATTCGCACTTTTATTAAACGGCGAACCGATGCGCGACAAAACTTCGGCAGGAATGCCCTCCCCTAAGTCTCGCACTTGAAAAGATCCCTCGTGGAATGAGATTTCTACTTTGTCTTTTGAATATTTTAAAGCGTTGCTGAGGACGTTGTTTAGCAATTGCTCTAAGTGAAGAGGATTGCACAGCACCTGAAAGTCCGCGCCTTGAGTGACGTGAATACGATCGCCATAGATTTTTTTGAGATTCACAAGAACCGGAACTAAGAAGCCTTCAATGTTGATGACGTAAAGATTTCCCGGAATTTTTTGTGTGGTAAGCTCCGCCCAATCCAGAAAGCTTGAAACTGTTTGCGAAATTTTATCAATGTTGGATTGAACTTCTTGCACCGATGTTGCATCGACTTTGTATCTTTCAGAGATCACTTCAAAGTCGCGATTTACAATCGTTAGTGGTGTTTTCAATTCATGGGCCATCTGGAAAGTCCACGATTTCATGAACTTTCTGCTGACGTTGATTTTTTCAACCATGCCATTGAGAACCTGGATTAAATTGCGAAATTCGTCCTGCCGTTGGAAAGGAGCTTCCTTTGCATAACGCGATAAAGCCGCCGGAAGCTGTGGAAGCTCCGCATTGGCTTCAAGAGATTTCGTCACCTGGTTTAAGTACTGCGCCAGAGTTTTGATCGGCGAAAAAAGATAAGCCGATAAGAACCATGTTAAAATCAAAATAATCAGCAGAATTCCTGAAATCGCCCAGAGAGTTCTATTGTTCACATAGGTCAGAGAAATAAAACTCGCGTCAACGATAACACCCACTTGCAAAGTGCGCGTCGGAAATCGTGGAAGTTTTAAATTCAAAACTCTCACGAAGTGTTTTGGCGTTGTGAGCGTGATCCATTTCGGATCTTGAGGAATTTCCATTTCCAATAAATCGACGTTTTGCGTGGTAAAAAGGATCTCCCCTTCACGCGTGCGCACGATAAAGAATTTTCCTAAACGATCCGGTCCCAACTCTTCTGAAATGATTTGATCGGCCTCTTCGTCGTCGTAGGTTTTTAACTCAGAAAGTTTCGACTCAATAATCGACGTTGCTGTCTGACGAATTTGATCATCCAGAAACGACAAACGCTCCGTGCGAAAATAAGTTAGGAGAATTCCCGCTACAGACACCGTCGTCGCAATAAGAACCAGCAAAGAGATAAAGAAAAACTTACGTCTCAAGCCAGTACCCCACGTTGCGCATGTTCTTGATCGCTACAGAAGCGGAACTGGCCTCTAGTTTACGACGAAGATTGTTGATAGTGGCTTCGACAACTTTGGATTCAATTTCACTGGAAGATTGCCAGATTTCTTCTAAAAGAACTTCTCGAGGAAAAATCTTTCCCGGATTGGAACTGAACATGCAAAGAAGTTGAAACTCTTTTTGAGACAAAGCCAAGGTCGTTGTCTGAACCTTCGCGAGGCGTTCTTCTTTATGCAGGGTGAGATTTCCCACCCGTAAAATCGCGCGTTCATCGTAAAGACTTTTTCGACGTGTTAGAGCGTTTATACGTGCAAGTAATTCCACAGCAGAAAATGGCTTCGCAAGATAATCGTCAGCTCCTGCATCCAACGCCAACGCTTTTTCAGACGCAGTATCAATAGCGGACACAATCAGCAAACGGGAATCAGCAAAAGCCGTTTTGAGATTTGGGATCAAACTGATGGAATCAATACCATTTAAGATGCGATCCAAAATGATCACATGAGGATAGAAGGCTTTCGCTTTGAGAATTTGCTGCAATGACTCGACAGAAGTCGCAGATTTGACACTGTGCCCACTAGACTCCGCCAAGATGGAGATCTTTTTTAGGATTTCAGGCTCGTCATCGATTATTAGCAGCTTCATTGCGCTAAAGATGGCATCTCTTTTTGAAAAAATAAATCTCAATCTTGGAAACTTCCGAAGTTAAAAGAATTTTTAACTCCGAAAGTTGCTGGTGCCAGCCATAAAAGTATCCTTAGAAACACGAATAAACTTTTAAAGGAGTAAATATGCGTTTATCAGCTATTCTTGTTGTTGCTTTGATGGTTACTGGTCAAGTTTCCATGGCGGCAGGCAAATCAGAAACAAAAAAATTCCAAAAAATGTGCAGAGAAGAAAATCCAGGCGCTTCTAAAGCAGACGTTAAAAAATGCGTAAAAGAAAAAATCAAAGAAGCTAAAGCTGCAAAATAGTTTCTAAACTTCGTCTCTGGTTTCAAGACTCGACATTCTTTGCCAGCTCGAGAATTTAAAGCTCCAAGTAAATTGAACTTGGAGCTTTTTTTTATTTATCGACCATCATCACAATACATGACACCCGGAGGAAGAATCTTCCAACGGCACTTCATTCCACCAGCAGCAATCAACTCTGTTTCGATACGAGCAGAAGACTCTTCACCCTCAAGAGTAAACTCACGAACATCATCCACAAAAAACTGATCCTGAATAGATTCCGTGGCAAACGGAATCACCTTCGCCGCAAGCACACGACCACCACTCACCAAAGAAAACTTAAGCTCAAGCTTGGTATCCACATCAGGATT
This region of Bdellovibrio sp. BCCA genomic DNA includes:
- the pfkA gene encoding 6-phosphofructokinase is translated as MAQFTKKIKRIGVYTSGGDAPGMNAAIRAVVRVGIAQNLEVYGVLNGYVGMIENKIQPLQLRDMANIIQRGGTILKTGRSTDFMKAEGRAKAAQHLKDAEIDALVCIGGDGSFRGAHALWEEHQIPVVGVPGTIDNDIYGSDKTIGFDTAVNTALEAIDRIRDTAASHDRLFIVEVMGRNSGFIASHVGLAGGAEEIFTPDGNTTVEKALDHIKDGISRGKTSSILVTAEGQKPGRAYDLADAIRKKSGMDAKVCILGHQQRGGSPTAADRILASRMGAAAVDALLKGYCDVMIGTEGERLIQVPLDLVTKHEKKSQLDLISLANILAT
- a CDS encoding branched-chain amino acid ABC transporter permease — encoded protein: MQDFIQHIINGISLGSIYALIALGYTMVYGILKMINFAHSDVYMVGAFAAYYVARFFGIDASPGIATLITLLVVSMVCCSLLGLAIERLAYRPLRNAPKLNVLITAIGVSLFLEYAGQVVFGADPKVFPEVMKDMVLFNIGDVELKSFDVTVLIVSVLAMLGLQFLIFKTKLGRAMRAVSANASVASLLGVNPDRIIAFTFIVGSSLAGVGSVLVGMKYPKIDPLMGMMIGLKAFVAAVLGGIGNVGGAVLGALIMGLSEEMVVAYLSSTYRDALAFGILIVILIFKPAGLLGKYTVEKV
- a CDS encoding sensor histidine kinase, which encodes MRRKFFFISLLVLIATTVSVAGILLTYFRTERLSFLDDQIRQTATSIIESKLSELKTYDDEEADQIISEELGPDRLGKFFIVRTREGEILFTTQNVDLLEMEIPQDPKWITLTTPKHFVRVLNLKLPRFPTRTLQVGVIVDASFISLTYVNNRTLWAISGILLIILILTWFLSAYLFSPIKTLAQYLNQVTKSLEANAELPQLPAALSRYAKEAPFQRQDEFRNLIQVLNGMVEKINVSRKFMKSWTFQMAHELKTPLTIVNRDFEVISERYKVDATSVQEVQSNIDKISQTVSSFLDWAELTTQKIPGNLYVINIEGFLVPVLVNLKKIYGDRIHVTQGADFQVLCNPLHLEQLLNNVLSNALKYSKDKVEISFHEGSFQVRDLGEGIPAEVLSRIGSPFNKSANVVRTQKGIGLGLAWVKTICDLYRWQYEFVLGKGTTFKVSFPPVISGS
- a CDS encoding response regulator transcription factor, with the translated sequence MKLLIIDDEPEILKKISILAESSGHSVKSATSVESLQQILKAKAFYPHVIILDRILNGIDSISLIPNLKTAFADSRLLIVSAIDTASEKALALDAGADDYLAKPFSAVELLARINALTRRKSLYDERAILRVGNLTLHKEERLAKVQTTTLALSQKEFQLLCMFSSNPGKIFPREVLLEEIWQSSSEIESKVVEATINNLRRKLEASSASVAIKNMRNVGYWLET
- a CDS encoding ABC transporter ATP-binding protein is translated as MSDVLLEARKITMQFGGLKAVDSLEFQIKKGQLAGLIGPNGAGKTTVFNMLTGVYSPTHGEVALEGTSLKGLKPYEISHRGVTRTFQNIRLFKGLTVLDNVLVAGHQHMHYGLFDTLLQTPRFRKAEGALQDKAMSLLKIFHLDEKAHKPASALPYGEQRKLEIVRALATDPKIILLDEPAAGMNHSETHHLMETIAKIREQFKLTVLLIEHDMKLVMGICENIIVLDHGVKIEEGTPQKVQSSQKVIEAYLGVEEKE
- a CDS encoding DNA gyrase inhibitor YacG, which translates into the protein MTEPQKSRQVKCPQCGRLTLYTVENPFRPFCSERCRLIDLGEWASESYRIPVSGSSSDSLSSSDDDYDDSSENEH
- a CDS encoding ABC transporter substrate-binding protein, whose amino-acid sequence is MKRLLLALVLVLPLLSGCTKKENEIVIGEYDSLTGSDATFGLSSNKGVRLALDEINAAGGVKGKKISLVTLDDQGKNEEAAAATTRLITQNKVVAIIGGVASGRSKAAAPIAQTHKVPFVSPASTNPDVTKVGDYVFRVCFIDPFQGYVMAKFATENLKMKKAAILRDVKNDYSVGLADVFAAEFKKRGGEIVADLSYQAGDIDFKAQLTQIRSKNPEGIYVPGYYTEVGLIAQQARQLGIKVPLMGGDGWDSDKLSEIGKEAINGNYYSNHYTTESSDPAVTEFIKKFKAKYNETPDALAALAYDAAKILVAAMERAPDLSGKAIRDELAKTKDFGGVTGKITLNENRDAVKSAVIIQVDGSNRKYITTITP
- a CDS encoding ABC transporter ATP-binding protein; this translates as MSSPLLIVENLEVFYGSIQALKGISFSVNEGEVVSLIGANGAGKTTTLRAISGLVPNSGQISFNGQNLNVVPTFKRVELGIAQSPEGRGVFPQMSVYENLEMGAYSRSDKAEIKKDLEMCFELFPRLKERMSQMAGTLSGGEQQMLAISRALMCKPKMLLLDEPSLGLAPLIVAQIFEIVKKLNKEGMTVLLVEQNARMALKISHRAYVLETGRIVMQDSAQNLLNNDEVRKSYLGV
- a CDS encoding HU family DNA-binding protein, with the protein product MNKAQLIEKIAAETKVSKAQAEAILDCAVENIKKSVKKGDDVKLVGFGTFTKAKRKARTGRNPQTGKAIKIPAAWAPKFRAGAEFKSMVK
- a CDS encoding branched-chain amino acid ABC transporter permease; amino-acid sequence: MKFIKSPLIAIAVLSVLGLVFDFGINAYFQLILLFALVNCLLSMSLNLVNGYTGQFSLGHAGFMAIGAYFSAYANTHWDLLPPPLQAVEFFIWAGCAGLVAAGAGFLVGLPSLRLKGDYLAIVTLGFGEIIRVALLNMDFLGGPRGYSNIPGFSSFLFSFIFASLWLVICFFTIWRVMHSTYGRGFLSVREDEIAAEAMGINTTRMKVRAFVLSSFFAGVAGSLFSHFTNFISPSSFTFLQSVNAVIMVVLGGMGSMTGSVVAAIFITVLPEALRPLQELTGVDLRMVIYSLSLVLVMILRPKGLFGDLEITDVWRKYVRRSA